The following coding sequences are from one uncultured Cohaesibacter sp. window:
- a CDS encoding M23 family metallopeptidase — MPALLTPSARLNPPDRRTLNIRWLVGTVLTGCTSIFLMGGALVAGIQSQDKMTEQAFYQQTDQERPLAPGELISAGTKGDRLSRSIRPVSHRREIQVSTISSLGDENLVTTKPFMLISASLETKKAPSVTFPAFDPVRIFSSSSDPKPQSSNMQDDQLYSANVEGEMRLRTEPLNLVSNYPLDAGRPSNFEIRQLVNQSALFLSDDNNKTQPAFGVIDPARFEFPATSVDAMAPSYIRIVPENMSSFTKTDLSGQGTETEEKIVIAVQGDTVRNLLLENEATEQEAADLADLFASKAGIDALSNNQRMRIVYELVHDGIRERAPLRISLYLGEEHQITVARNDQGTFQVADEPVESTLSLSEEAESLANIRSGPRLTVYDSVYQTALNNGIAPEMIDEMIKILSFDVDFNAKVKPGDSIQLFHSVPEDSAEQPEIMFIEIQLNGETKRYYRYRTQDDGIVDYYDENGRSAKKFLMRKPVPGAKFRSPFGWRRHPILKIMRLHKGVDWSAPRGTPVMAAGNGRIITRKWASGYGNFIEIQHTNGYATGYGHMSRFQSGLGIGDYVHQGQIIGYVGSTGLSTGPHLHYEVTVNGRHVDPMRIRLPRGRTLSGDMLASFNMERERINDLLGKPSEVKVAQNDQE; from the coding sequence ATGCCAGCGTTGCTGACCCCGTCAGCACGCTTGAACCCTCCTGATCGTCGTACTCTCAATATTCGTTGGCTGGTCGGCACCGTCTTGACAGGCTGCACTTCCATTTTTCTGATGGGCGGCGCCCTTGTTGCTGGCATTCAAAGCCAAGACAAGATGACCGAGCAGGCTTTCTATCAACAAACCGATCAGGAAAGGCCGCTCGCTCCGGGCGAGTTGATAAGCGCAGGCACAAAGGGAGATCGCCTATCACGCTCTATTCGTCCTGTATCTCACCGCCGCGAGATTCAGGTAAGCACGATCTCGTCACTCGGTGACGAGAATCTGGTCACTACAAAGCCTTTCATGCTCATTTCGGCCTCGCTGGAAACAAAGAAAGCCCCAAGCGTTACGTTTCCCGCATTTGACCCGGTCAGAATTTTCTCGTCTTCTTCGGACCCGAAACCTCAATCATCCAACATGCAGGATGACCAGCTTTATTCCGCAAACGTGGAAGGCGAAATGCGCCTTCGCACCGAGCCATTGAATCTGGTCAGCAATTACCCCTTGGATGCAGGCCGACCCAGCAATTTTGAAATTCGCCAGCTTGTGAATCAATCGGCGCTCTTCTTATCTGACGACAACAACAAGACTCAGCCCGCATTTGGCGTGATTGATCCGGCGCGTTTTGAATTCCCGGCCACCTCCGTCGATGCTATGGCCCCCTCTTATATCCGCATCGTACCAGAGAACATGAGTTCCTTCACGAAGACGGACCTCAGCGGACAAGGCACGGAAACAGAAGAAAAGATCGTCATAGCGGTCCAAGGCGACACGGTGCGCAACCTGTTGCTGGAAAATGAAGCAACAGAGCAAGAGGCAGCCGATCTTGCAGATCTGTTCGCCAGCAAGGCTGGTATTGATGCTCTATCCAACAACCAGCGCATGCGCATCGTGTATGAATTGGTCCATGACGGCATTCGCGAACGCGCTCCGCTTCGAATCAGCCTTTATCTTGGGGAAGAGCACCAGATAACCGTTGCCCGAAACGATCAGGGCACGTTCCAGGTTGCCGACGAGCCTGTTGAAAGCACGCTTTCTCTCTCTGAAGAAGCCGAATCGCTGGCGAATATCAGAAGCGGCCCCCGCCTGACGGTTTATGATTCGGTCTATCAAACAGCATTGAACAACGGCATCGCTCCAGAAATGATCGATGAGATGATCAAGATTCTGTCCTTCGATGTTGATTTCAATGCAAAGGTCAAGCCGGGAGATTCCATTCAGCTGTTCCATTCAGTTCCAGAAGACAGTGCAGAACAGCCAGAAATCATGTTCATCGAAATTCAACTGAATGGCGAAACAAAACGCTATTACCGTTATCGGACCCAAGATGATGGCATCGTTGACTACTATGATGAGAATGGACGCAGCGCGAAAAAATTCCTGATGCGCAAGCCTGTACCAGGAGCCAAATTCCGGTCTCCATTCGGCTGGCGTCGCCACCCAATTCTGAAGATCATGCGCCTGCATAAAGGTGTAGACTGGTCAGCGCCTCGCGGGACACCGGTCATGGCGGCGGGCAACGGACGCATCATTACTCGCAAGTGGGCCAGCGGCTATGGCAATTTCATCGAGATCCAACATACTAACGGTTACGCAACCGGATACGGCCATATGAGCCGCTTCCAATCTGGGCTAGGCATCGGCGATTATGTCCATCAGGGACAAATCATCGGTTACGTTGGATCAACAGGCCTCTCTACCGGTCCTCATCTGCACTATGAGGTGACAGTGAACGGCCGCCATGTGGACCCGATGCGTATTCGCCTGCCAAGGGGCCGCACCCTGAGTGGCGACATGTTGGCCAGCTTCAATATGGAGCGGGAACGCATCAACGACCTGCTCGGCAAG